In one Magallana gigas chromosome 7, xbMagGiga1.1, whole genome shotgun sequence genomic region, the following are encoded:
- the LOC105327645 gene encoding uncharacterized protein isoform X2 has protein sequence MRCEENVIPFRRMFSARQRESMKTPKFQRLNGWDLPVGNDPLDIVAWTSLQTALHSKKDRKKSKSPAEDLTHKHVPNYRCSALEEPTEFERNSLHRRLFVKEATATEQSQVRPIKRSKTTLSLTTVRTNQSTVLQKVVDVTEESYKETTKSRDDIDVLTRVVEKELESKNETVPKRSRSVPVPFIPDRSEQGPSFRRLLYYARKYGSKDGPVEEEDEGYGSKTPSAEDKDVTSLFEGFSAQGFREASLDNNGHMEKGKKFAKFLYTHQIPRATSLFEESEDDRTNRFGRQSLKYYKTGYVEEKESLFVRRMLTRSHTSVGQYESSSFHNIEDMKPAIVPRKITIQNAQEDETTPRGEQPAAPLEKKTFYEPHKTVVKQNAFAQSQSDRPQYPVNCTSPEFKFAHLPQRPTSKKQQRDANPSSSTRKGLTESAKKRRTPSFELFRAHTSVCMPLGDLLPAVDRSLKKVSASKSKQNQSSQVSQSMPESLSSILSVRKSYDEVQQAGLEYIMNKHGKGIVSPPFRNSNATTNTEPTTNVKPMLEKPVKPQNTTPSRISLDDFASVSSLSTSREENKAKPTPATSNTPSKQREGVPSLALSMSGIDIEIKHGIIDKNLKAIGKVRFTAHPDKDTKKKLRDAFSRFYNKQPYGANSPGNNWTEELKFMWNT, from the exons ATGAGATGCGAAGAAAACG TTATTCCATTCAGAAGAATGTTCTCGGCAAGACAGAGGGAGTCTAT gAAAACTCCCAAATTTCAGCGACTAAATGGCTGGGATCTTCCTGTTGGAAATGACCCTCTAG ACATAGTTGCATGGACGAGTCTTCAAACTGCTCTTCACTCAAAGAAAG accgaaaaaaatcaaaatctccTGCAGAGGATTTAACCCACAAACATGTTCCAAACTACCGTTGTTCAGCATTAGAGGAACCAACAGAGTTCGAGCGGAATAGCCTGCACCGAAGGCTCTTTGTAAAAGAAGCAACAGCAACAGAACAGTCACAAGTTAGACCGATAAAGCGGTCCAAAACAACCCTATCACTGACCACAGTCCGAACCAATCAAAGTACTGTACTGCAGAAAGTCGTCGATGTGACGGAGGAGAGCTACAAGgaaacaacaaaatcaagagACGATATTGATGTACTTACTAGAGTTGTAGAAAAAGAGTTGGAAAGCAAAAATGAAACTGTTCCTAAGCGGAGTCGGAGTGTTCCGGTGCCTTTTATACCGGACCGATCGGAGCAAGGCCCGTCCTTCCGGCGGTTATTGTATTACGCGCGAAAATACGGATCAAAAGACGGTCCAGTGGAAGAGGAAGACGAAGGTTATGGGTCCAAAACCCCGAGCGCAGAGGATAAAGATGTCACTAGTCTTTTTGAGGGTTTCTCGGCCCAAGGTTTTCGAGAAGCTTCTTTAGACAATAATGGACATATGGAGAAGGGTAAGAAATTTGCAAAATTCTTATATACGCATCAAATTCCTAGAGCAACGTCATTGTTTGAAGAGTCAGAGGACGACAGAACCAATAGATTTGGTAGACAGAGTCTGAAGTATTACAAGACAGGATATGTAGAGGAAAAAGAGAGTTTGTTTGTGAGGAGAATGTTAACTAGATCACACACGAGTGTAGGTCAGTATGAGAGTTCTTCATTTCACAATATTGAGGACATGAAACCTGCCATTGTTCCCAGAAAAATCACCATTCAAAACGCGCAGGAGGATGAGACAACACCGAGAGGCGAACAACCCGCCGCCCCCTTAGAAAAGAAAACGTTTTACGAACCGCACAAAACTGTAGTGAAACAAAATGCATTTGCTCAAAGTCAAAGTGACAGGCCGCAATACCCGGTGAATTGCACGAGCCCAGAGTTTAAATTTGCACACTTACCACAACGGCCAACGTCGAAAAAACAGCAGAGAGATGCAAACCCTTCCAGCAGTACGAGGAAAGGTTTGACAGAATCCGCCAAGAAACGTAGGACCCCTAGTTTTGAATTGTTTAGGGCCCACACTAGTGTCTGTATGCCGTTAGGAGATCTGCTACCAGCAGTCGATCGAAGTCTGAAAAAAGTAAGCGCTTCAAAGTCCAAACAGAACCAGTCATCTCAGGTATCACAGTCCATGCCAGAATCACTTAGTTCCATATTGTCCGTCCGGAAATCTTACGACGAGGTCCAGCAGGCAGGGCTGGAGTATATCATGAACAAACACGGAAAG GGAATTGTATCGCCACCATTTCGAAATTCAAATGCCACAACAAACACAGAGCCCACTACCAACGTTAAACCAATGTTGGAAAAACCAGTGAAACCTCAGAACACAACGCCATCTAGAATCAGCCTC GACGATTTTGCATCCGTGTCCTCGCTATCGACGTCAAGAGAGGAAAACAAAGCGAAACCAACCCCAGCCACATCGAACACCCCCAGCAAGCAGCGGGAGGG GGTCCCGTCTCTAGCGCTTAGCATGTCGGGAATTGATATCGAAATAAAACACGGGATTATTGATAAAAACTTGAAGGCCATCGGGAA
- the LOC105327645 gene encoding uncharacterized protein isoform X6, whose translation MARQTLEKRVLGRRERPLAIARKTPKFQRLNGWDLPVGNDPLDIVAWTSLQTALHSKKDRKKSKSPAEDLTHKHVPNYRCSALEEPTEFERNSLHRRLFVKEATATEQSQVRPIKRSKTTLSLTTVRTNQSTVLQKVVDVTEESYKETTKSRDDIDVLTRVVEKELESKNETVPKRSRSVPVPFIPDRSEQGPSFRRLLYYARKYGSKDGPVEEEDEGYGSKTPSAEDKDVTSLFEGFSAQGFREASLDNNGHMEKGKKFAKFLYTHQIPRATSLFEESEDDRTNRFGRQSLKYYKTGYVEEKESLFVRRMLTRSHTSVGQYESSSFHNIEDMKPAIVPRKITIQNAQEDETTPRGEQPAAPLEKKTFYEPHKTVVKQNAFAQSQSDRPQYPVNCTSPEFKFAHLPQRPTSKKQQRDANPSSSTRKGLTESAKKRRTPSFELFRAHTSVCMPLGDLLPAVDRSLKKVSASKSKQNQSSQVSQSMPESLSSILSVRKSYDEVQQAGLEYIMNKHGKGIVSPPFRNSNATTNTEPTTNVKPMLEKPVKPQNTTPSRISLDDFASVSSLSTSREENKAKPTPATSNTPSKQREGVRFTAHPDKDTKKKLRDAFSRFYNKQPYGANSPGNNWTEELKFMWNT comes from the exons ATGGCCAGACAGACCCTTGAAAAACGGGTGTTAGGGCGAAGAGAGAGACCATTGGCAATAGCTCG gAAAACTCCCAAATTTCAGCGACTAAATGGCTGGGATCTTCCTGTTGGAAATGACCCTCTAG ACATAGTTGCATGGACGAGTCTTCAAACTGCTCTTCACTCAAAGAAAG accgaaaaaaatcaaaatctccTGCAGAGGATTTAACCCACAAACATGTTCCAAACTACCGTTGTTCAGCATTAGAGGAACCAACAGAGTTCGAGCGGAATAGCCTGCACCGAAGGCTCTTTGTAAAAGAAGCAACAGCAACAGAACAGTCACAAGTTAGACCGATAAAGCGGTCCAAAACAACCCTATCACTGACCACAGTCCGAACCAATCAAAGTACTGTACTGCAGAAAGTCGTCGATGTGACGGAGGAGAGCTACAAGgaaacaacaaaatcaagagACGATATTGATGTACTTACTAGAGTTGTAGAAAAAGAGTTGGAAAGCAAAAATGAAACTGTTCCTAAGCGGAGTCGGAGTGTTCCGGTGCCTTTTATACCGGACCGATCGGAGCAAGGCCCGTCCTTCCGGCGGTTATTGTATTACGCGCGAAAATACGGATCAAAAGACGGTCCAGTGGAAGAGGAAGACGAAGGTTATGGGTCCAAAACCCCGAGCGCAGAGGATAAAGATGTCACTAGTCTTTTTGAGGGTTTCTCGGCCCAAGGTTTTCGAGAAGCTTCTTTAGACAATAATGGACATATGGAGAAGGGTAAGAAATTTGCAAAATTCTTATATACGCATCAAATTCCTAGAGCAACGTCATTGTTTGAAGAGTCAGAGGACGACAGAACCAATAGATTTGGTAGACAGAGTCTGAAGTATTACAAGACAGGATATGTAGAGGAAAAAGAGAGTTTGTTTGTGAGGAGAATGTTAACTAGATCACACACGAGTGTAGGTCAGTATGAGAGTTCTTCATTTCACAATATTGAGGACATGAAACCTGCCATTGTTCCCAGAAAAATCACCATTCAAAACGCGCAGGAGGATGAGACAACACCGAGAGGCGAACAACCCGCCGCCCCCTTAGAAAAGAAAACGTTTTACGAACCGCACAAAACTGTAGTGAAACAAAATGCATTTGCTCAAAGTCAAAGTGACAGGCCGCAATACCCGGTGAATTGCACGAGCCCAGAGTTTAAATTTGCACACTTACCACAACGGCCAACGTCGAAAAAACAGCAGAGAGATGCAAACCCTTCCAGCAGTACGAGGAAAGGTTTGACAGAATCCGCCAAGAAACGTAGGACCCCTAGTTTTGAATTGTTTAGGGCCCACACTAGTGTCTGTATGCCGTTAGGAGATCTGCTACCAGCAGTCGATCGAAGTCTGAAAAAAGTAAGCGCTTCAAAGTCCAAACAGAACCAGTCATCTCAGGTATCACAGTCCATGCCAGAATCACTTAGTTCCATATTGTCCGTCCGGAAATCTTACGACGAGGTCCAGCAGGCAGGGCTGGAGTATATCATGAACAAACACGGAAAG GGAATTGTATCGCCACCATTTCGAAATTCAAATGCCACAACAAACACAGAGCCCACTACCAACGTTAAACCAATGTTGGAAAAACCAGTGAAACCTCAGAACACAACGCCATCTAGAATCAGCCTC GACGATTTTGCATCCGTGTCCTCGCTATCGACGTCAAGAGAGGAAAACAAAGCGAAACCAACCCCAGCCACATCGAACACCCCCAGCAAGCAGCGGGAGGG
- the LOC105327645 gene encoding uncharacterized protein isoform X4 — MARQTLEKRVLGRRERPLAIARKTPKFQRLNGWDLPVGNDPLDIVAWTSLQTALHSKKDRKKSKSPAEDLTHKHVPNYRCSALEEPTEFERNSLHRRLFVKEATATEQSQVRPIKRSKTTLSLTTVRTNQSTVLQKVVDVTEESYKETTKSRDDIDVLTRVVEKELESKNETVPKRSRSVPVPFIPDRSEQGPSFRRLLYYARKYGSKDGPVEEEDEGYGSKTPSAEDKDVTSLFEGFSAQGFREASLDNNGHMEKGKKFAKFLYTHQIPRATSLFEESEDDRTNRFGRQSLKYYKTGYVEEKESLFVRRMLTRSHTSVGQYESSSFHNIEDMKPAIVPRKITIQNAQEDETTPRGEQPAAPLEKKTFYEPHKTVVKQNAFAQSQSDRPQYPVNCTSPEFKFAHLPQRPTSKKQQRDANPSSSTRKGLTESAKKRRTPSFELFRAHTSVCMPLGDLLPAVDRSLKKVSASKSKQNQSSQVSQSMPESLSSILSVRKSYDEVQQAGLEYIMNKHGKGIVSPPFRNSNATTNTEPTTNVKPMLEKPVKPQNTTPSRISLDDFASVSSLSTSREENKAKPTPATSNTPSKQREGQISPGRRRIGFWHKDYRRSMELKGYVLPPIRTKTRRKNCGTLSPDFTINSPMAPIPPATTGQRS, encoded by the exons ATGGCCAGACAGACCCTTGAAAAACGGGTGTTAGGGCGAAGAGAGAGACCATTGGCAATAGCTCG gAAAACTCCCAAATTTCAGCGACTAAATGGCTGGGATCTTCCTGTTGGAAATGACCCTCTAG ACATAGTTGCATGGACGAGTCTTCAAACTGCTCTTCACTCAAAGAAAG accgaaaaaaatcaaaatctccTGCAGAGGATTTAACCCACAAACATGTTCCAAACTACCGTTGTTCAGCATTAGAGGAACCAACAGAGTTCGAGCGGAATAGCCTGCACCGAAGGCTCTTTGTAAAAGAAGCAACAGCAACAGAACAGTCACAAGTTAGACCGATAAAGCGGTCCAAAACAACCCTATCACTGACCACAGTCCGAACCAATCAAAGTACTGTACTGCAGAAAGTCGTCGATGTGACGGAGGAGAGCTACAAGgaaacaacaaaatcaagagACGATATTGATGTACTTACTAGAGTTGTAGAAAAAGAGTTGGAAAGCAAAAATGAAACTGTTCCTAAGCGGAGTCGGAGTGTTCCGGTGCCTTTTATACCGGACCGATCGGAGCAAGGCCCGTCCTTCCGGCGGTTATTGTATTACGCGCGAAAATACGGATCAAAAGACGGTCCAGTGGAAGAGGAAGACGAAGGTTATGGGTCCAAAACCCCGAGCGCAGAGGATAAAGATGTCACTAGTCTTTTTGAGGGTTTCTCGGCCCAAGGTTTTCGAGAAGCTTCTTTAGACAATAATGGACATATGGAGAAGGGTAAGAAATTTGCAAAATTCTTATATACGCATCAAATTCCTAGAGCAACGTCATTGTTTGAAGAGTCAGAGGACGACAGAACCAATAGATTTGGTAGACAGAGTCTGAAGTATTACAAGACAGGATATGTAGAGGAAAAAGAGAGTTTGTTTGTGAGGAGAATGTTAACTAGATCACACACGAGTGTAGGTCAGTATGAGAGTTCTTCATTTCACAATATTGAGGACATGAAACCTGCCATTGTTCCCAGAAAAATCACCATTCAAAACGCGCAGGAGGATGAGACAACACCGAGAGGCGAACAACCCGCCGCCCCCTTAGAAAAGAAAACGTTTTACGAACCGCACAAAACTGTAGTGAAACAAAATGCATTTGCTCAAAGTCAAAGTGACAGGCCGCAATACCCGGTGAATTGCACGAGCCCAGAGTTTAAATTTGCACACTTACCACAACGGCCAACGTCGAAAAAACAGCAGAGAGATGCAAACCCTTCCAGCAGTACGAGGAAAGGTTTGACAGAATCCGCCAAGAAACGTAGGACCCCTAGTTTTGAATTGTTTAGGGCCCACACTAGTGTCTGTATGCCGTTAGGAGATCTGCTACCAGCAGTCGATCGAAGTCTGAAAAAAGTAAGCGCTTCAAAGTCCAAACAGAACCAGTCATCTCAGGTATCACAGTCCATGCCAGAATCACTTAGTTCCATATTGTCCGTCCGGAAATCTTACGACGAGGTCCAGCAGGCAGGGCTGGAGTATATCATGAACAAACACGGAAAG GGAATTGTATCGCCACCATTTCGAAATTCAAATGCCACAACAAACACAGAGCCCACTACCAACGTTAAACCAATGTTGGAAAAACCAGTGAAACCTCAGAACACAACGCCATCTAGAATCAGCCTC GACGATTTTGCATCCGTGTCCTCGCTATCGACGTCAAGAGAGGAAAACAAAGCGAAACCAACCCCAGCCACATCGAACACCCCCAGCAAGCAGCGGGAGGG
- the LOC105327645 gene encoding uncharacterized protein isoform X1 → MARQTLEKRVLGRRERPLAIARKTPKFQRLNGWDLPVGNDPLDIVAWTSLQTALHSKKDRKKSKSPAEDLTHKHVPNYRCSALEEPTEFERNSLHRRLFVKEATATEQSQVRPIKRSKTTLSLTTVRTNQSTVLQKVVDVTEESYKETTKSRDDIDVLTRVVEKELESKNETVPKRSRSVPVPFIPDRSEQGPSFRRLLYYARKYGSKDGPVEEEDEGYGSKTPSAEDKDVTSLFEGFSAQGFREASLDNNGHMEKGKKFAKFLYTHQIPRATSLFEESEDDRTNRFGRQSLKYYKTGYVEEKESLFVRRMLTRSHTSVGQYESSSFHNIEDMKPAIVPRKITIQNAQEDETTPRGEQPAAPLEKKTFYEPHKTVVKQNAFAQSQSDRPQYPVNCTSPEFKFAHLPQRPTSKKQQRDANPSSSTRKGLTESAKKRRTPSFELFRAHTSVCMPLGDLLPAVDRSLKKVSASKSKQNQSSQVSQSMPESLSSILSVRKSYDEVQQAGLEYIMNKHGKGIVSPPFRNSNATTNTEPTTNVKPMLEKPVKPQNTTPSRISLDDFASVSSLSTSREENKAKPTPATSNTPSKQREGVPSLALSMSGIDIEIKHGIIDKNLKAIGKVRFTAHPDKDTKKKLRDAFSRFYNKQPYGANSPGNNWTEELKFMWNT, encoded by the exons ATGGCCAGACAGACCCTTGAAAAACGGGTGTTAGGGCGAAGAGAGAGACCATTGGCAATAGCTCG gAAAACTCCCAAATTTCAGCGACTAAATGGCTGGGATCTTCCTGTTGGAAATGACCCTCTAG ACATAGTTGCATGGACGAGTCTTCAAACTGCTCTTCACTCAAAGAAAG accgaaaaaaatcaaaatctccTGCAGAGGATTTAACCCACAAACATGTTCCAAACTACCGTTGTTCAGCATTAGAGGAACCAACAGAGTTCGAGCGGAATAGCCTGCACCGAAGGCTCTTTGTAAAAGAAGCAACAGCAACAGAACAGTCACAAGTTAGACCGATAAAGCGGTCCAAAACAACCCTATCACTGACCACAGTCCGAACCAATCAAAGTACTGTACTGCAGAAAGTCGTCGATGTGACGGAGGAGAGCTACAAGgaaacaacaaaatcaagagACGATATTGATGTACTTACTAGAGTTGTAGAAAAAGAGTTGGAAAGCAAAAATGAAACTGTTCCTAAGCGGAGTCGGAGTGTTCCGGTGCCTTTTATACCGGACCGATCGGAGCAAGGCCCGTCCTTCCGGCGGTTATTGTATTACGCGCGAAAATACGGATCAAAAGACGGTCCAGTGGAAGAGGAAGACGAAGGTTATGGGTCCAAAACCCCGAGCGCAGAGGATAAAGATGTCACTAGTCTTTTTGAGGGTTTCTCGGCCCAAGGTTTTCGAGAAGCTTCTTTAGACAATAATGGACATATGGAGAAGGGTAAGAAATTTGCAAAATTCTTATATACGCATCAAATTCCTAGAGCAACGTCATTGTTTGAAGAGTCAGAGGACGACAGAACCAATAGATTTGGTAGACAGAGTCTGAAGTATTACAAGACAGGATATGTAGAGGAAAAAGAGAGTTTGTTTGTGAGGAGAATGTTAACTAGATCACACACGAGTGTAGGTCAGTATGAGAGTTCTTCATTTCACAATATTGAGGACATGAAACCTGCCATTGTTCCCAGAAAAATCACCATTCAAAACGCGCAGGAGGATGAGACAACACCGAGAGGCGAACAACCCGCCGCCCCCTTAGAAAAGAAAACGTTTTACGAACCGCACAAAACTGTAGTGAAACAAAATGCATTTGCTCAAAGTCAAAGTGACAGGCCGCAATACCCGGTGAATTGCACGAGCCCAGAGTTTAAATTTGCACACTTACCACAACGGCCAACGTCGAAAAAACAGCAGAGAGATGCAAACCCTTCCAGCAGTACGAGGAAAGGTTTGACAGAATCCGCCAAGAAACGTAGGACCCCTAGTTTTGAATTGTTTAGGGCCCACACTAGTGTCTGTATGCCGTTAGGAGATCTGCTACCAGCAGTCGATCGAAGTCTGAAAAAAGTAAGCGCTTCAAAGTCCAAACAGAACCAGTCATCTCAGGTATCACAGTCCATGCCAGAATCACTTAGTTCCATATTGTCCGTCCGGAAATCTTACGACGAGGTCCAGCAGGCAGGGCTGGAGTATATCATGAACAAACACGGAAAG GGAATTGTATCGCCACCATTTCGAAATTCAAATGCCACAACAAACACAGAGCCCACTACCAACGTTAAACCAATGTTGGAAAAACCAGTGAAACCTCAGAACACAACGCCATCTAGAATCAGCCTC GACGATTTTGCATCCGTGTCCTCGCTATCGACGTCAAGAGAGGAAAACAAAGCGAAACCAACCCCAGCCACATCGAACACCCCCAGCAAGCAGCGGGAGGG GGTCCCGTCTCTAGCGCTTAGCATGTCGGGAATTGATATCGAAATAAAACACGGGATTATTGATAAAAACTTGAAGGCCATCGGGAA
- the LOC105327645 gene encoding uncharacterized protein isoform X5, with the protein MRRKRKTPKFQRLNGWDLPVGNDPLDIVAWTSLQTALHSKKDRKKSKSPAEDLTHKHVPNYRCSALEEPTEFERNSLHRRLFVKEATATEQSQVRPIKRSKTTLSLTTVRTNQSTVLQKVVDVTEESYKETTKSRDDIDVLTRVVEKELESKNETVPKRSRSVPVPFIPDRSEQGPSFRRLLYYARKYGSKDGPVEEEDEGYGSKTPSAEDKDVTSLFEGFSAQGFREASLDNNGHMEKGKKFAKFLYTHQIPRATSLFEESEDDRTNRFGRQSLKYYKTGYVEEKESLFVRRMLTRSHTSVGQYESSSFHNIEDMKPAIVPRKITIQNAQEDETTPRGEQPAAPLEKKTFYEPHKTVVKQNAFAQSQSDRPQYPVNCTSPEFKFAHLPQRPTSKKQQRDANPSSSTRKGLTESAKKRRTPSFELFRAHTSVCMPLGDLLPAVDRSLKKVSASKSKQNQSSQVSQSMPESLSSILSVRKSYDEVQQAGLEYIMNKHGKGIVSPPFRNSNATTNTEPTTNVKPMLEKPVKPQNTTPSRISLDDFASVSSLSTSREENKAKPTPATSNTPSKQREGVPSLALSMSGIDIEIKHGIIDKNLKAIGKVRFTAHPDKDTKKKLRDAFSRFYNKQPYGANSPGNNWTEELKFMWNT; encoded by the exons ATGCGAAGAAAACG gAAAACTCCCAAATTTCAGCGACTAAATGGCTGGGATCTTCCTGTTGGAAATGACCCTCTAG ACATAGTTGCATGGACGAGTCTTCAAACTGCTCTTCACTCAAAGAAAG accgaaaaaaatcaaaatctccTGCAGAGGATTTAACCCACAAACATGTTCCAAACTACCGTTGTTCAGCATTAGAGGAACCAACAGAGTTCGAGCGGAATAGCCTGCACCGAAGGCTCTTTGTAAAAGAAGCAACAGCAACAGAACAGTCACAAGTTAGACCGATAAAGCGGTCCAAAACAACCCTATCACTGACCACAGTCCGAACCAATCAAAGTACTGTACTGCAGAAAGTCGTCGATGTGACGGAGGAGAGCTACAAGgaaacaacaaaatcaagagACGATATTGATGTACTTACTAGAGTTGTAGAAAAAGAGTTGGAAAGCAAAAATGAAACTGTTCCTAAGCGGAGTCGGAGTGTTCCGGTGCCTTTTATACCGGACCGATCGGAGCAAGGCCCGTCCTTCCGGCGGTTATTGTATTACGCGCGAAAATACGGATCAAAAGACGGTCCAGTGGAAGAGGAAGACGAAGGTTATGGGTCCAAAACCCCGAGCGCAGAGGATAAAGATGTCACTAGTCTTTTTGAGGGTTTCTCGGCCCAAGGTTTTCGAGAAGCTTCTTTAGACAATAATGGACATATGGAGAAGGGTAAGAAATTTGCAAAATTCTTATATACGCATCAAATTCCTAGAGCAACGTCATTGTTTGAAGAGTCAGAGGACGACAGAACCAATAGATTTGGTAGACAGAGTCTGAAGTATTACAAGACAGGATATGTAGAGGAAAAAGAGAGTTTGTTTGTGAGGAGAATGTTAACTAGATCACACACGAGTGTAGGTCAGTATGAGAGTTCTTCATTTCACAATATTGAGGACATGAAACCTGCCATTGTTCCCAGAAAAATCACCATTCAAAACGCGCAGGAGGATGAGACAACACCGAGAGGCGAACAACCCGCCGCCCCCTTAGAAAAGAAAACGTTTTACGAACCGCACAAAACTGTAGTGAAACAAAATGCATTTGCTCAAAGTCAAAGTGACAGGCCGCAATACCCGGTGAATTGCACGAGCCCAGAGTTTAAATTTGCACACTTACCACAACGGCCAACGTCGAAAAAACAGCAGAGAGATGCAAACCCTTCCAGCAGTACGAGGAAAGGTTTGACAGAATCCGCCAAGAAACGTAGGACCCCTAGTTTTGAATTGTTTAGGGCCCACACTAGTGTCTGTATGCCGTTAGGAGATCTGCTACCAGCAGTCGATCGAAGTCTGAAAAAAGTAAGCGCTTCAAAGTCCAAACAGAACCAGTCATCTCAGGTATCACAGTCCATGCCAGAATCACTTAGTTCCATATTGTCCGTCCGGAAATCTTACGACGAGGTCCAGCAGGCAGGGCTGGAGTATATCATGAACAAACACGGAAAG GGAATTGTATCGCCACCATTTCGAAATTCAAATGCCACAACAAACACAGAGCCCACTACCAACGTTAAACCAATGTTGGAAAAACCAGTGAAACCTCAGAACACAACGCCATCTAGAATCAGCCTC GACGATTTTGCATCCGTGTCCTCGCTATCGACGTCAAGAGAGGAAAACAAAGCGAAACCAACCCCAGCCACATCGAACACCCCCAGCAAGCAGCGGGAGGG GGTCCCGTCTCTAGCGCTTAGCATGTCGGGAATTGATATCGAAATAAAACACGGGATTATTGATAAAAACTTGAAGGCCATCGGGAA